A genomic stretch from Sphingomonas faeni includes:
- the rpsQ gene encoding 30S ribosomal protein S17, with protein MPKRVLTGLVVSDKGDKTVVVNVERKVKHPLYGKIIRRSKKYHAHDESNEFKQGETVRIEETAPISKLKTWKVIERVNTHATPERASAEG; from the coding sequence ATGCCGAAGCGCGTGCTGACCGGTCTGGTCGTGTCCGACAAGGGCGACAAGACGGTGGTCGTGAACGTCGAGCGTAAGGTGAAGCACCCGCTCTACGGGAAGATCATCCGTCGCTCGAAGAAGTATCATGCTCATGACGAGAGCAACGAGTTCAAGCAGGGCGAGACCGTGCGGATCGAAGAGACCGCACCGATCTCCAAGCTGAAGACCTGGAAGGTGATCGAGCGGGTCAACACCCACGCGACGCCGGAGCGGGCTTCGGCCGAGGGCTGA
- the rplN gene encoding 50S ribosomal protein L14, which yields MIQMQSNLDVADNSGAKRVQCIKVLGGSKRRVAGVGDIIVVSIKEAQPRGRVKKGDVHRAVIVRTAKDIRRADGTVIRFDGNAAVLVNKNEEPIGTRIFGPVVRELRGKKHMKIISLAPEVL from the coding sequence ATGATCCAAATGCAGTCCAATCTCGACGTCGCTGACAACAGCGGCGCGAAGCGGGTGCAGTGCATCAAGGTGCTTGGGGGTTCCAAGCGTCGTGTTGCAGGTGTTGGCGACATCATCGTCGTCAGCATCAAGGAAGCGCAGCCACGTGGCCGTGTGAAGAAGGGCGACGTTCACCGCGCGGTGATCGTGCGTACCGCCAAGGATATCCGCCGTGCAGACGGTACGGTCATCCGCTTCGACGGCAATGCCGCGGTGCTGGTCAACAAGAACGAGGAGCCGATCGGCACCCGTATCTTCGGCCCAGTCGTTCGCGAGCTGCGCGGCAAGAAGCACATGAAGATCATCAGCCTCGCGCCGGAGGTGCTGTAA